One window of Pyrus communis chromosome 12, drPyrComm1.1, whole genome shotgun sequence genomic DNA carries:
- the LOC137710329 gene encoding coatomer subunit alpha-1-like, whose translation MLTKFETKSNRVKGLSFHPKRPWILASLHSGVIQLWDYRMGTLIDRFDEHDGPVRGVHFHKSQPLFVSGGDDYKIKVWNYKMHRCLFTLLGHLDYIRTVQFHHEYPWIVSASDDQTIRIWNWQSRTCISVLTGHNHYVMCASFHPKEDLVVSASLDQTVRVWDIGSLKKKTVSPADDILRLSQMNTDLFGGVDAVVKYVLEGHDRGVNWASFHPNLPLIVSGADDRQVKLWRMNDTKAWEVDTLRGHMNNVSCVMFHAKQDIIVSNSEDKSIRVWDVTKRTGIQTFRREHDRFWILSSHPEMNLLAAGHDSGMIVFKLERERPAFAVSGSSLFYVKDRFLRYYEFSTQRDTQVIPIRRPGSTTLNQSPRTLSYSPTENAVLISSDLDGGSYELYLIPKDSISRGDSLQDAKRGIGGSAVFIARNRFAVLDKMNNQVLIKNMANEAGKKIPLPFAADAIFYAGSNNLLCRVEDKVVIFDLQQKIIVGELQTPFIKYVVWSNDMESVALLGKHAIIIANKKLVHQCTLHETIRVKSGGWDDNGVFIYTTLNHIKYCLPNGDSGIIRTLDVPIYITKVSGNTIFCLDRDGKNRAIVIDATEYIFKLSLLKKRYDHVMSMIRNSQLCGQAMIAYLQQKGFPEVALHFVKDERTRFNLALESGNIQIAVASATAIDEKDYWYRLGVEALRQGNAGIVEYAYQKTKNFERLSFLYLITGNMEKLSKMLKIAEVKNDVMGQFHNALYLGNVKERIKILENVGHLPLAYITASVHGLHDVAERLSAELGENVPTLPQGKVPTLLMPPTPIVCGGDWPLLRVTRGIFEGGLDNVGRGAADEEDEAVDGDWGEELDMVDVDGLQNGDVTAGLEDEEMGEGHEEEEGWDLEDLELPPEADTPRASVNASSFVAPTTGMPVSQIWTQRSSLAAEHAAAGNFDTAMRLLKRQLGFKNFALLKPMFLDLHTGSHSYLPVFSSAPVISLAVERGWNVSATPNVRGPPALVFNFSQLEEKLKAGYKATTNGKLADALKIFLSILHTIPLIVVDSRREVDEVKELIIIVKEYVLGLQIELKRREMKDDPKREQELAAYFTHCNLQTPHLRLALNSALTVCYKAGNIATAANFARRLLETNPTNESLAKKARQVLQAAERNMTDKSQLNYDFRNPFVICGATYVPIYRGQRDVSCPYCSSRFVATQEGQLCTVCDLAVVGADASGLLCSPSQVR comes from the exons ATGTTGACCAAGTTTGAAACGAAGAGTAACAGAGTGAAGGGACTGAGCTTCCACCCAAAGAGGCCGTGGATCCTCGCGAGTCTTCACAGTGGTGTGATCCAGCTATGGGACTACCGTATGGGGACGCTCATTGATCGATTCGACGAGCACGATGGGCCTGTTCGCGGCGTCCACTTTCACAAATCTCAGCCCCTCTTTGTGTCTGGAG GGGATGATTATAAGATTAAAGTTTGGAACTATAAGATGCATAGGTGTCTTTTTACTCTCCTCGGACACCTTGATTATATCCGTACCGTGCAGTTTCACCACGAGTACCCATGGATTGTGAGTGCCAGTGATGACCAGACTATTCGTATATGGAATTGGCAGTCACGTACGTGTATTTCAGTGTTGACAGGGCACAATCATTATGTCATGTGTGCCTCATTCCATCCTAAAGAAGACCTTGTTGTATCTGCCTCTCTTGATCAGACTGTCCGAGTTTGGGATATTGGTTCCCTGAAAAAGAAGACCGTATCACCGGCAGATGACATTCTGCGACTAAGTCAGATGAACACAGATCTTTTTGGCGGTGTTGATGCTGTTGTTAAGTATGTCTTGGAAGGGCATGATCGTGGTGTCAATTGGGCTTCATTCCACCCCAACCTGCCTCTGATTGTCTCAGGAGCAGATGATCGCCAAGTTAAATTGTGGCGAATGAATG ATACAAAGGCTTGGGAAGTGGATACATTGAGAGGGCACATGAATAATGTTTCATGTGTCATGTTTCATGCCAAACAGGACATAATTGTATCTAACTCGGAGGACAAAAGTATACGTGTCTGGGATGTAACGAAGCGGACTGGAATTCAAACTTTTCGAAGAGAGCATGACCGTTTTTGGATTCTTTCATCTCACCCTGAAATGAATCTGTTGGCAGCTGGTCATGACAGTGGCATGATTGTATTTAAGCTAGAGAGGGAACGACCAGCCTTTGCAGTGAGTGGTAGTTCTCTGTTCTACGTTAAAGATCGCTTTTTGCGGTACTATGAGTTTTCAACCCAAAGAGACACACAAGTTATTCCAATTCGACGCCCTGGTTCCACCACTTTAAATCAAAGTCCAAGGACTCTTTCTTACAGTCCTACGGAAAATGCAGTTCTTATTTCTTCAGACTTGGATGGGGGATCTTACGAATTGTATTTGATACCCAAAGACAGCATTAGTAGGGGTGATAGTCTGCAAGATGCAAAGAGAGGTATTGGAGGTTCAGCTGTGTTTATTGCACGGAATAGGTTCGCTGTGCTTGACAAAATGAACAACCAAGTCTTGATTAAGAATATGGCGAATGAGGCTGGTAAAAAGATCCCCCTTCCTTTTGCTGCTGATGCAATATTCTATGCTGGATCAAATAATTTGCTGTGTAGAGTAGAAGACAAAGTGGTTATATTTGATCTCCAGCAAAAGATTATTGTTGGTGAACTTCAAACCCCCTTCATCAAGTATGTTGTTTGGTCCAATGACATGGAAAGCGTTGCCTTGCTCGGCAAACATGCCATTATCATTGCCAACAAGAAGCTTGTGCATCAGTGCACTCTTCATGAGACAATCCGTGTGAAGAGTGGTGGCTGGGATGACAATGGCGTTTTCATTTATACGACTctaaatcacataaaatattGCCTCCCTAATGGAGACAGTGGAATAATCAGAACCCTAGATGTTCCTATTTACATTACGAAGGTTTCTGGAAATACTATCTTCTGCTTGGATAGGGATGGAAAAAACAGGGCCATAGTTATTGATGCTACGGAATACATTTTCAAGCTATCTCTATTGAAGAAGAGATATGACCATGTAATGAGCATGATAAGGAACTCACAGCTATGTGGGCAGGCAATGATTGCTTACCTGCAACAGAAGGGGTTTCCTGAAGTTGCCCTCCATTTTGTGAAAGATGAAAGAACCAGATTCAACCTGGCTCTGGAGAGTGGGAATATTCAAATTGCAGTTGCATCCGCTACAGCCATTGATGAAAAAGACTACTGGTATAGGTTGGGGGTGGAGGCTCTTCGCCAAGGCAATGCGGGTATTGTGGAGTATGCCTACCAGAAGACTAAAAATTTTGAGAGGCTATCTTTCCTTTATCTCATTACTGGTAatatggaaaaactgtccaagatGCTGAAAATTGCTGAGGTTAAGAATGATGTCATGGGTCAGTTCCACAATGCACTGTATCTAGGCAATGTCAAGGAGCGTATTAAGATCTTGGAGAATGTTGGCCACTTGCCCCTTGCTTACATCACTGCTTCAGTTCACGGCCTACACGATGTTGCTGAAAGGCTATCTGCAGAGTTGGGAGAAAATGTTCCGACTTTGCCGCAGGGGAAAGTGCCCACTCTTTTAATGCCCCCTACCCCAATTGTGTGTGGTGGCGATTGGCCTCTTCTTAGAGTCACGAGAGGTATTTTTGAAGGtggattggataatgttggCAGGGGAGCTGCGGATGAAGAGGATGAGGCTGTTGATGGTGACTGGGGTGAGGAGCTGGACATGGTTGACGTTGATGGCTTGCAAAATGGAGATGTCACTGCAGGATTAGAAGATGAGGAAATGGGTGAAGGAcatgaggaagaggaaggatgGGACCTTGAAGATTTGGAGCTTCCCCCTGAAGCTGACACACCAAGGGCTTCTGTAAATGCTAGTTCATTTGTTGCCCCAACTACTGGCATGCCTGTAAGCCAGATATGGACCCAGAGGTCATCTCTTGCTGCTGAACATGCAGCAGCTGGCAATTTTGACACTGCTATGCGTTTACTGAAAAGGCAACTTGGATTCAAAAACTTTGCTCTTTTAAAACCAATGTTTCTTGATCTTCACACTGGCAGCCACAGCTATCTACCTGTGTTTTCATCTGCACCGGTGATATCTCTAGCGGTTGAGCGGGGGTGGAATGTATCTGCTACCCCAAATGTGAGAGGTCCACCAGCACTCGTGTTCAATTTTTCCCAGTTGGAAGAGAAACTGAAAGCTGGTTACAAGGCTACCACAAATGGGAAGCTCGCTGATGCTCTGAAGATCTTTCTGAGCATTCTTCACACAATTCCTCTGATTGTTGTTGATTCTAGGAGGGAAGTCGATGAAGTCAAGGAGTTAATTATAATAGTCAAGGAGTATGTTCTGGGATTACAAATCGAGCTGAAGAGAAGGGAAATGAAAGATGATCCAAAACGGGAGCAGGAGCTTGCAGCTTATTTCACGCACTGCAATCTTCAAACACCTCACTTACGGCTTGCCTTGAATAGTGCACTTACTGTTTGCTATAAGGCCGGGAACATTGCCACTGCAGCTAACTTTGCCAGGCGGCTGTTGGAAACCAACCCCACCAATGAGAGTCTTGCAAAGAAAGCCCGGCAAGTGCTGCAGGCTGCAGAAAGGAATATGACTGATAAATCTCAACTGAACTATGATTTCAGAAACCCATTTGTGATTTGTGGGGCAACATATGTACCAATTTACCGAGGACAGAGGGATGTCTCTTGCCCATATTGTAGCTCACGGTTTGTGGCAACTCAAGAAGGGCAGCTCTGTACTGTTTGTGACCTTGCAGTGGTTGGGGCAGATGCTTCTGGGTTGCTTTGTTCTCCTTCTCAGGTTCGATAA
- the LOC137710348 gene encoding serine/threonine-protein phosphatase 2A 65 kDa regulatory subunit A beta isoform-like, which yields MAMVDETLYPIAVLIDELKNEDIKLRLNSIRRISTIARALGEERTRKELIPFLSENNDDDDEVLLAMAEELGVFIPYVGGVDHANVLLPPLETLCTVEETCVRDKAVDSLCKIGGQMREKDLVEYFIPLVKRLAAGEWFTARVSSCGLFHIAYPSAPETLKTELRTTYSQLCQDDMPMVRRSAATNLGKFAGTVEAVHLKADIMSIFEDLTQDDQDSVRLLAVEGCAALGKLLEPQECVAHILPVIVNFSQDKSWRVRYMVANQLYELCEAVGPEATRSDLVPAYVRLLRDNEAEVRIAAAGKVTKFCRILNPELAIQQILPFVKDLSIDSSQHVRSALASVIMGMAPVLGKDATIEQLLPIFLSLLKDEFPDVRLNIISKLDQVNQVIGIDLLSQSLLPAIVELAEDRHWRVRLAIIEYIPLLASQLGVGFFDDKLGSLCMQWLNDKVYSIRDAAANNLKRLAEEFGPDWAMQHIVPQVLEMISNPHYLYRMTILHAISLLAPVLGSEITCSKLLPVVVTASKDRVPNIKFNVAKVLQSIIPIVDQSVVEKTIRPCLVELSEDPDVDVRSFASQALQSSEQVMMTS from the exons ATGGCTATGGTTGATGAAACTTTGTACCCGATTGCCGTTTTAATCGATGAGCTGAAGAACGAAGACATTAAGCTCCGTTTGAACTCAATCCGGAGGATTTCCACGATTGCCCGTGCACTCGGAGAAGAGAGGACCAGGAAGGAGCTGATTCCTTTCCTCAGCGAGAACAACGATGACGATGATGAAGTGCTTCTGGCAATGGCGGAAGAGTTGGGGGTGTTTATCCCCTATGTGGGTGGTGTGGATCATGCCAACGTTCTGCTCCCGCCTTTGGAAACGCTCTGCACTGTTGAGGAAACATGTGTGAGGGACAAAGCGGTGGATTCGTTGTGTAAAATTGGCGGCCAGATGAGAGAAAAGGACTTGGTTGAATATTTCATTCCTTTAGTTAAG AGACTTGCTGCCGGAGAGTGGTTTACAGCCCGAGTTTCATCCTGTGGTTTGTTTCATATTGCTTATCCTAGTGCCCCAGAAACTTTAAAAACGGAACTACGGACGACATACAGTCAACTGTGCCAAGATGACATGCCCATGGTTAGGAGATCTGCTGCAACTAACCTGGGAAAATTTGCTGGGACTGTAGAAGCTGTGCACCTCAAAGCTGACATAATGTCTATATTTGAGGATTTGACGCAGGATG ATCAGGATTCTGTTCGGTTATTGGCTGTTGAGGGTTGTGCAGCTCTTGGGAAGTTGTTGGAACCTCAAGAATGTGTGGCCCATATTCTTCCTGTCATTGTTAACTTTTCACAG GATAAGTCTTGGCGTGTTCGGTACATGGTTGCGAATCAATTATACGAGCTGTGTGAAGCTGTTGGTCCAGAAGCTACAAG GTCGGACCTGGTGCCTGCATATGTTCGGCTTCTTCGGGATAATGAGGCTGAAGTACGAATAGCTGCTGCAGGAAAAGTAACTAAGTTTTGCCGAATTTTGAATCCAGAACTTGCCATTCAGCAGATCCTTCCTTTTGTGAAG GACTTGTCAATAGATTCTTCCCAGCACGTTCGTTCTGCATTGGCATCAGTGATAATGGGAATGGCACCAGTTTTAGGAAAG GATGCAACCATAGAGCAGCTGCTGcctatttttctctctcttctaaaAGACGAGTTCCCTGATGTGCGATTGAATATTATCAGCAAGCTTGATCAAGTCAACCAG GTAATTGGGATTGATCTGCTGTCCCAGTCTTTGTTGCCAGCAATTGTTGAACTTGCAGAGGATAGACATTGGAGGGTTCGGCTTGCGATAATAGAATATATTCCTTTATTGGCAAGTCAGTTGGGTGTCGGGTTTTTTGATGATAAGCTTGGGTCTCTTTGCATGCAGTGGTTAAATGATAAG GTTTACTCAATACGTGATGCAGCTGCTAATAATCTGAAGCGCCTTGCAGAAGAATTTGGCCCTGATTGGGCAATGCAGCATATAGTCCCACAg GTTTTGGAAATGATTAGCAACCCCCACTATTTGTATCGGATGACGATTCTACATGCAATATCCCTACTTGCCCCTGTTTTGGGATCAGAAATCACTTGTTCCAAGCTTCTACCGGTGGTAGTCACTGCATCAAAAGATAG GGTACCAAACATCAAGTTCAATGTGGCAAAGGTGTTGCAGTCAATTATTCCGATAGTTGATCAGTCG GTGGTGGAGAAAACTATTCGTCCTTGTTTGGTTGAGCTTAGCGAGGATCCCGACGTTGATGTAAGGTCCTTTGCTAGCCAAGCCCTTCAGTCAAGTGAACAGGTCATGATGACTAGCTAG
- the LOC137710349 gene encoding aluminum-activated malate transporter 9-like produces MAAKLGSFKYTFQEKRERLLSVQKGYSYSELGGFPNIEEQDPSSGSTRCCTFRSVSDRIVGWCRTVQHVWKRAVRMGQSDPRKIIFAAKMGLALMIISLLIFLKEPFKQLSRYSVWAILTVVVVFEFSIGATLSKGFNRGLGTFSAGGLALVVANLCGLAGEWEEVVIFASIFIVGFLATYAKLYPTMKPYEYGFRVFLLTFCFIMVSGYRTREFVHTAVSRFFLIALGAGVGLGVNICIFPIWAGEDLHNLVVKNFMGVAKSLEGVVNSYLNCVEYERVPSKILTYQASDDPLYSGYRSAVESTSQEDTLMGFAIWEPPHGRYRMLRYPWKNYGKVGGALRHCAFMVMALHGCILSEIQAPAERRQVFRRELQRVGYEGAKVLRELGNKLKTMEKIGPTDILNEVHEAAEDLQKKVDQKSYLLVNSEGWEIGSRPKELGEPQDLLNVDDEENYFREYKSLSEAVLDLSSFPVPQSWDSQMPAKPNGVGSVPTEVNHSNLPAGVSSGSMFMKQISWPAGLKFKADEPPVAEESKTYENASQLSLATFTSLLIEFVARLQNLVDSFQELSEKAHFKEPAEPPEILEPPRGRRFWTRLLNCLKS; encoded by the exons ATGGCAGCAAAATTGGGTTCCTTCAAGTACACTTTCCAGGAGAAGAGAGAGCGGTTGCTCTCCGTCCAGAAGGGCTACTCCTACTCCGAGCTGGGTGGCTTCCCCAACATCGAGGAGCAAGACCCGTCGTCGGGGTCTACCCGCTGCTGCACTTTCCGATCAGTCTCCGACCGAATTGTCGGCTGGTGCCGAACCGTGCAACATGTCTGGAAACGGGCGGTTCGGATGGGTCAGTCCGATCCGAGAAAGATCATCTTCGCCGCGAAGATGGGTCTGGCGCTGATGATCATCTCGCTGCTCATCTTCCTCAAAGAGCCGTTCAAGCAGCTCAGCCGCTACTCCGTCTGGGCAATTCTTACCGTTGTGGTGGTGTTCGAGTTCAGCATAG GAGCGACTCTGAGCAAAGGATTTAACCGCGGGTTGGGGACATTTTCGGCTGGAGGCCTGGCTTTGGTTGTGGCAAACTTATGTGGGCTAGCTGGAGAGTGGGAAGAAGTCGTTATTTTCGCTAGCATCTTTATCGTAG GATTTCTTGCAACTTATGCGAAGCTGTACCCGACAATGAAGCCTTATGAATATGGGTTTCGGGTGTTCTTGTTGACATTTTGTTTCATCATGGTATCTGGGTATCGGACAAGGGAATTTGTTCATACAGCTGTGTCTCGATTCTTTCTCATTGCACTGGGTGCTGGTGTTGGTTTGGGAGTAAATATATGCATTTTTCCCATCTGGGCTGGTGAGGATCTGCACAACTTGGTCGTAAAAAATTTCATGGGTGTTGCAAAATCACTGGAAG GTGTTGTTAACAGTTACCTTAATTGCGTTGAATATGAGAGGGTCCCTTCCAAGATTCTTACCTATCAAGCTTCCGATGATCCACTCTATAGTGGCTACAGATCTGCTGTGGAATCTACAAGCCAAGAGGACACTCTG atggGATTTGCTATCTGGGAGCCACCGCATGGTCGATACAGAATGCTTAGATATCCATGGAAGAACTATGGAAAAGTGGGTGGTGCACTGAGGCATTGTGCATTTATGGTCATGGCATTGCACGGATGTATACTTTCTGAAATACAG GCTCCTGCTGAGCGAAGACAAGTATTTCGTAGGGAACTTCAAAGGGTTGGTTATGAAGGTGCCAAAGTTTTACGTGAACTTGGAAACAAACTGAAAACAATGGAGAAAATAGGTCCCACAGATATACTCAATGAAGTGCATGAGGCTGCAGAAGACTTACAAAAGAAAGTTGACCAGAAATCGTACCTGCTTGTTAATTCAGAAGGCTGGGAGATTGGAAGTCGACCAAAGGAGCTGGGAGAACCTCAGGACTTATTGAACGTGGATGATGAAGAAAATTATTTCCGGGAATACAAATCCCTTAGTGAAGCTGTACTTGATCTTAGTTCTTTTCCTGTGCCACAAAGTTGGGATAGCCAGATGCCCGCAAAGCCAAATGGCGTAGGCTCCGTACCAACTGAAGTCAACCACTCGAACCTGCCCGCAGGTGTTTCATCAGGAAGTATGTTCATGAAACAGATATCGTGGCCTGCAGGACTTAAATTTAAGGCTGATGAACCGCCAGTAGCGGAGGAATCCAAAACCTATGAAAATGCTAGTCAGTTGTCATTAGCCACATTTACATCCCTGTTGATAGAGTTTGTCGCAAGGCTTCAAAATCTTGTAGACTCATTTCAAGAACTAAGTGAGAAAGCACATTTCAAGGAACCTGCCGAACCACCAGAAATCTTAGAGCCACCTCGCGGTCGCAGGTTTTGGACCCGATTGCTCAACTGTCTGAAATCCTGA
- the LOC137710351 gene encoding non-specific lipid transfer protein GPI-anchored 10, with protein sequence MASPNSSLLQDPFSISSLTLLLFLVSLPPPVLSQNPTIAQCTTQLLPLAPCVPFVQGIGMSPAQSCCDNLKLLYSQQPECLCLFLNDTTVSTFPINTTRALQLPVVCSLQVNISTCAGIPVLVPSSSPSSQDPPLGKNTNSSAANSTIAATPMPQTAPIPKTMGLGFSRTANAGTKLKMGSYLAVAFAVAGFPVAGVPF encoded by the exons ATGGCTTCCCCTAACAGCTCTCTGCTTCAAGATCCTTTCTCCATTTCCTCTCTGACTCTACTCCTCTTTCTCGTTTCCCTTCCGCCACCCGTCCTCTCACAAAACCCTACCATTGCTCAATGCACCACGCAGCTTCTTCCACTGGCCCCATGTGTGCCGTTCGTGCAAGGCATTGGCATGTCGCCCGCACAATCATGCTGTGACAACCTCAAGCTGCTCTACAGCCAGCAGCCAGAGTGCCTTTGCCTTTTCCTCAACGATACTACCGTGAGCACATTCCCTATCAACACCACTCGTGCTCTCCAGCTTCCCGTTGTTTGTAGCCTTCAAGTCAACATCTCTACTT GTGCAGGGATACCTGTACTTGTGCCTTCTAGTTCACCTAGTTCTCAAGATCCCCCTCTGGGGAAAAACACCAACTCATCTGCTGCTAATTCTACAATTGCTg CCACTCCAATGCCTCAAACTGCACCAATACCCAAAACGATGGGGTTAGGGTTTAGCAGAACTGCAAATGCTGGGACCAAATTGAAGATGGGAAGTTATCTTGCAGTGGCTTTCGCTGTGGCAGGTTTTCCAGTGGCAGGCGTTCCATTTTAA
- the LOC137710350 gene encoding uncharacterized protein yields MALAMANSGSSTGGARVLYSSSTTRQYPYTNLSSQRQLLFPPSSRRALHVVAAKRFTSRTGRTDGKNRRSNTTTRDQEQDMMGSQRTAEIENVGGGAVGNVDDGYFLPKLPGDEPCFWEGEKWDWLGFFVEYLWAFGIGFALIACLVAATSYNEGATDFKETPVYKDSFQSREFLEEPEASNPDVFESNPTEVAPSLE; encoded by the exons ATGGCTCTAGCCATGGCCAACAGTGGAAGTTCCACCGGCGGAGCTAGAGTCCTTTACAGCAGCTCCACCACCAGACAGTATCCCTACACCAACCTCTCCTCACAACGCCAGCTCCTCTTCCCTCCCTCCTCCAGAAGAGCCCTTCACGTGGTGGCAGCCAAGAGATTCACGTCCAGAACTGGAAGGACCGACGGCAAGAACAGGAGGAGCAACACAACCACCAGAGACCAAGAACAAGACATGATGGGGTCGCAACGAACGGCTGAGATTGAAAACGTCGGTGGTGGGGCTGTGGGAAACGTTGATGATGGGTATTTCTTGCCTAAGCTTCCCGGGGATGAGCCTTGCTTTTGGGAAGGTGAAAAATGGGACTGGCTTGGATTCTTTGTGGAGTACTTGTGGGCTTTTGGTATTGGCTTTGCG CTTATTGCTTGTTTAGTTGCTGCTACTTCTTACAATGAAGGAGCAACTGATTTCAAGGAGACTCCAGTCTACAAAGATTCGTTCCAGTCTCGGGAGTTTTTGGAAGAACCGGAGGCATCCAACCCGGATGTCTTCGAATCCAACCCAACCGAAGTGGCTCCTAGTTTGGAATAG
- the LOC137710352 gene encoding uncharacterized protein, with protein sequence MDDTSNHNRKRARDDSDNSEANSTQPDTKLIRVDSSNSVASSHESGSTGDESNNSDINSGESSTQTPDRVNSDEFGMGSAEVKLIQDDLLNILDDSDAVPEIQDLDSVIKSFEEEIQVPAFPASEDTSASGESTQPELGYLLEASDDELGLPPTNGANEEEKIEAADFTESGFEAFGFDGMVGFDNDMIPSYDSFDFGIGGDSEFINDSYIGGEEYLALGGLFDYSGGGVSDDSWRTESLSAS encoded by the coding sequence ATGGATGACACAAGCAACCACAATAGGAAGCGAGCCCGAGATGACTCGGACAACTCAGAAGCCAATAGCACCCAACCCGATACAAAACTCATCCGAGTCGACTCGAGCAACTCGGTTGCCAGCTCCCACGAGTCGGGCTCCACCGGAGATGAATCGAACAACTCGGATATTAACTCGGGCGAGTCATCGACTCAGACTCCCGACCGAGTTAACTCGGACGAGTTTGGTATGGGGTCGGCGGAGGTCAAGCTGATACAAGACGACCTACTTAACATCCTGGACGACTCGGACGCCGTCCCGGAGATTCAAGACCTTGACTCGGTGATTAAGAGCTTCGAGGAGGAGATACAAGTTCCGGCATTTCCCGCGTCCGAAGACACGTCGGCTTCAGGCGAGTCGACGCAACCAGAGCTTGGTTACCTTCTGGAAGCTTCGGACGACGAGCTTGGTCTCCCACCGACCAATGGAGCAAATGAGGAGGAAAAAATCGAGGCCGCTGATTTCACCGAGAGTGGTTTCGAGGCCTTTGGATTTGATGGCATGGTAGGGTTCGATAACGACATGATTCCAAGCTACGACTCGTTCGATTTCGGAATCGGTGGCGACTCTGAATTTATTAATGACAGTTATATTGGCGGGGAGGAGTACTTGGCGTTAGGCGGTTTGTTTGATTACTCCGGCGGCGGCGTTTCGGATGATTCGTGGCGGACCGAGTCGCTTTCCGCTTCGTAG